The nucleotide window ATTAACACAATAGAAGCACAACGTACAAAACAATCTGTTTAATTCCAAGTAAAAAGCTCATTTGCCTGATGTGTCTCAGAAGGGAAACAAGAAACTCGGAAATTGTAACTTGCCAAATACTAAATGGATGGACACCTTCTGTCATGAGATTTCTGAAGCTCTCAAGATTGGAAATGTTTAAACAAAGTCAAATTTATTTCATTGGTAAAGTTACTTTGAAAAGATCAGGTAGGATAATTCTTATTTGCAGGCACATAAAAAAGTATCTTGGGAATTCGACTGATATTTAGTATTAATACAAGATTtgtggaataaaagaaaagatgtagtgtaaaataaaaatatgtgttgcaTTCAGAGTGTCtatacataaaaacacacatatatcatgtatatattttgatataggtttatatttttaaagaaaataagcaaaaagtattatttataatatttcaacccacagtttataattttcaaagttgagcttaaaattttaaatgaaatgaattctgtgaaaaaaactaTAGGTGAAGCATTTAATCAATTAATATACAAATGTGCAAGAGATtagtacaaattaattttaacatatttgcaaCAGTTTTCCAAAATCCTTACATTATCATAAACTGCAGACTTCCTCAGTTATGATGgtacaatttacttttttttgactgTACAATAGTATGAATGCCATCTGCATGCAGTGATccacatttaaaaacatacttaagaGTACCCATACAATCATTCTGTTGTTTACTTTCAGttcactattcaataaattgcaTGAGATATTCAGCACTTTATTATTAAATAGGCTTTGTGATAGATAATTTTGCCCAAATATTAATGTAAGTGTTGTGAGGATGTTTACGATAGGCTATGCAAAGGTGTGATGTTTGTAAGTTAggtgtattaagtgcatttttgacttacagtATTTTCAACTTACGATGGGTTTATTGCGATGTAACTCCATCGTAAGTCAAGGAGTATCTGTATTCATGTAACAGAAATAAcagattcattttaaaaacaaccaccattataaaaggaaagactatacctcttaaaattcttaagcactaatatatattttatgagaaaagaaataatcatgcCAAACAAATTAAATGTCCCAAACAAAttaaactgttttttattttaacaaataagcATATATTTCAAGTTTGAAGATATTGTTTACTTTATTACTTAGGTTATTGTTTAACCTAAcgttaaaacaaattataaatcaGATTATGATAATTAACATGGCACAGAGTTAAAGTATTTATTGTTAATAACTCACTTAGCATAATAGGCATGTTTAGCCTAAGTAACTGATGTCACAATATTTTTACGCCTAGGaggaattctttttatattagcTCTCAAAAGAGATAAGATTCTCTCCACGTGGTTTGGGCTTACCCCTTTGACTGAGAACATGCCACTTGTTACTAGAGGTTGATGTATGACTCAACTTAGAGTTGAGGATGAAAAGTGGGGATCATAGCACCTGCCTATACCCTGGTACAGATCATACGATGTTGATTGATTTATTTGTGgagtcagggtctcgctgtgttgcccaggctggagtgcagtggcacgaccatggctcactgcagccttgaactcctgggtgtggtggtgcgcacctgtagtcccagcaactctggcaggctgaggcaggagaatcgcttgaactcaggaggtggaggttgcagtgagccgagattacaccactgcactccagcctggagacaaagtaagactccatctcagaaaaaaaaaaaaaaaaaaaattaaattaaaaagttctagTATCTAAAATGAGCAATatcgccaggcacagtgggtcacacttgtaatcccagcactttgggatgcagaaGTGGGTGGACCATCCGAGtcagaggttgagaccagcctgcagtgagccgagattgcaccactgcactccagcctgggagacagagtgagactccatttcaaaaaaagaattagccaagcgtggtagcatgcacctgtagtcctagctaccggggaggctgacggggaaggattccttgagcccgaaggtcaaggctgcagtgagccttgtttgcaccacctcactccaacttgggcaagaccccatctcaaaaaagaaaaaaaaccccacaaaaacaaaaaacaaaacagaacagaacagcatCACTTCCTTATCATTAGTTTGAAGGAAGTGAATTGCCTGTAaaagtttccattttcaaaaaaagtattaaaatatagtgtaaagccaggcacgatggctcattcctgtaatctcagcactttgggaggctgaaatggattgccccaggaggtcgaggctgcagctgagcgatcctcccgcctcagcccggcaagtagcagagactacaagtgcgtgccaccatgcccagctaattttttatatttttgtagagacagggtttcaccatgttgcccaaactagtctggaactcctgatctcaagcgatccactcgctTCCGcttccgcctccacctcccaaaatgctgggattacaggcgtgagccacggggGCTGGCCTAATTACTTTCTTCAGTCTGAGCGTGAAGGCTGGAAGAAAAGCTCTCACttgcatataattttttagagacagagtctccctctgttacacgggctggagtgcaacggcgcaatctcagctcactgtaacctcaacctcccgtGCTTGATCGCTtatataatctcagctcactgtaatctcaacctcccgggctcgatcgcatatatacacacatatatttgtttgtttaggcagagtcttggtctgttgcccaggctggagtgcagtggcccgatctccgctcactgcaacctccgcatcccgggttcaaacaattctctgcctcagcctcccgagtagctgggattacaggcacccgccaccacgcccgactaatttttgtgtttttagtacagatggggtttcagtgaaaccatgctggccaggctggtcttgaactcctgacctcgtgatccacccgcctcgacctcccaaagtgctgggattacaggcgtgggctaccTCGCCCAGCCGAtcgcttatatttttaaaaagatgttttcttcGTTTCCTAGCCCCTTCTACCTCGCCACAAAGTTTCAAAGACTTAATGCTATTACAAAAGGCCGTCAGAGGTCAAGCTCAGCGGTGCAGCTCCCTCATGCCCGGCAGCCTCACAGGGGGCCGACCCTGCCCAGGATGAGCGGCGCCAGGTAGCCGGGGACGCTCCCGGGGGTCCCCGGGCCCTGGCTGGGGGAGGTGTTGTGGGACGCACTTACCCAGGCTCAGGAGAGGCGAGTGGGCGGCTGGGGCTGCAGCTGGAGCTGGCCATTGAGGAGCTTCCGCGCGACAGTGCGATCGGTTGCACCTTCTGCGACAGGTGCCAGCCGGTTGGCGCGCAGCGCCTGCTAGGGCAGAGTCTGGCCCTTGCTGCGCCTGGCCCCGAAGACCGGGAAGTCGTAAAGCTCCTCCTCGCAGCGTATGTGCGGCTGCGGCCGGGCGGAAGCCTCGGGACACAGAACTGCCAGCTCAGCAGCCGGTTACATCCCGACCGGCCACCCGTAGCCAGCGTCCGCTCATGCGCGCTCCTGGAAGACCCAGCAGCCCCGCCGCGAGTTCCGATTGGCTCCGCGTGAGTGGCGGTCCCCTGAGACGTCACAAGGGCGCGCCTTCCGTGACGTCACAAGGGCGCGCCTTCCGTGACGTCACAAGCGCGCGCCTTCCGTGACGTCACAAGGGCGCGCCTTCCGTGACGTCACAAGGGCGCGTCTTCGCCGACACCGTAGAGGTGGGCGTTCGGCGACGTCACAGGCGCCGGGTGTTCGGCGACATCACCGGGGCGCTACAGCGCTTGGGGCTGGGCAGTCTTCTCGTCAGAGTGGGGGCTGGTAACAGCGACCTCCCCGCCAGGTCTGTGTGTTGCGGGCTGAAGAAGGGTAGCTGAAAAATTCAGACCCAGCACAGTGTTTATGTTcgtcaaaaatagaaaactatgtcTGACGCCGCTGAGGCGAGAGGACCCTTCAGGGCAAGAGCAGCCtagcaacatggtgcaaccccatctctgtagtcctacctcagccccccagctACTTGAGCCCAAAggttcaaggctccagtgagctatgatccaacCATAGCATTCCAGCCTGCGAGATTGAGgtaaaccctgtctaaaaaaattaagaaactatcCAAGTGTGCAACAGGGAGGGACTGCTAAATAAAACATGAGGCTGGCTGGGccctactgtaatcccagcactttgggaggccgaggcgggaggatggatggcttgggctcaggagttcgagaccagcctgggcaacatgacgaaaccctgtctctacaaaagatacaaaaattagccgggcgtggtgcgcacctggcctaatttttgtatttttctagagatgggggtggggggggctcgctatgttgcccgggccagtttcgaactcctgagttgaAGCGATCTTCTCACCTTGGCCGTCAGAgttgtcgggattacaggcatgagggacCGCGCCCCACCTGGGTTAGGCTACTTAATAACAGAAGAAAGTGCTtcgccaggctcagtggctgacgcttgtaatcccaacactttgggaggccgaggcgggtggatcacctgaggtcgggagttggagaccagcctggccatggtgaaatccagtctctacaaaaaatacaaaaattagccaggcgtggtggcgcatgcctgtagtcccagctgcttgggaggctgataaaaggagaattacttgaacccgggaggcggaggttgcattgggccgagatcacaccactgcaccccagcctgggcgacacagcgagactccagtttgacaccagcctgggcaatatagtgaaaccctgtctctacaaaacaaacaaaaacccaggcgTAACTGTGTCCACCTGTGGCCCtagctagttaggaggctgaggcaggaggatcacttgaggccaggagctcaaggctgcagtgagctatggtaaTCCCACTGCTTCCCATCCTGAGCAATAGAATGAAAGCATGTCTctagatagctagctagctagataatTGATATGTAGTTTTGAATCAAATTTTTTCCCTAGATTTGAACACGTTTTTCTAAAGTAGCATTCAACACATCAGCATTTTACAGTGTTATTAGTtgttaatatgatttttttctgaaatacagtATCCTTTACAAAAGCAGTTTTGTCTTTCAAAGTACATAGATAAGGCCCTCAAGTGAATTTGTCTGATGTTGGCAACCTTGGTACCATTTTGTCCACTTGATTGGAAAAGTTAGTCAATAATTTCAGGTCACTGTTGGCCTTAGAAGAAGAGCCCAAAGGCAACAAGCAAAGGCGCTGGTGTCCAGTCGCCTTCTAGAAGcattttcactttcctttaaggtttcccttgatgaacatagaagtACTGTATGTAGAATTGACCCAGTGCTGCCCTGGCAACTTTGTATATTAGGCCAAATTTACATTGCTTACCTTTATGAGAGGCACCCTGATAGGCTAGTGGAGTTACACACAAAGTCTGATCTCAGCTGCACTGTCCAGAGATGCAACACAGTCCAATCAAAGAACATTCTCTGAGCCcgtttctttagctgtaaaagAATAACATACCCATCTAAGAAGGCAGCTTATTGTATTTGAttggtcttttattttctatgaaactgtgtttaacacagtaattattttcatttgtatacttcatttgtgttgtgtttttggttttagttttgtttttgaaatggagtcttttttttagtggtttttcgttttgttttgttttgttttgtttttgagatggagtctttctattgtcacccaggctggagtgcagtggcatgatctctgctcactgcaacctccacctcccaggttcaagtgattctcctgcctcagcttcctgagaagctgggattacaggtgcccgcccccacacccagctaattttttaaatatatttttagtagagatggggttataacatgttgcccaggctggtctcaaactactgacgtcaagtgatccacccgccttggcttcccaagtgctgggattataggcatgagccaccgcgcctggcttgttTTCAAATAAGGGTttcttggctaggcatggtggctcacgcctgtaatcccagcactttgggaggccaaggtcagtggatcacctgaggtcaggagttcgagaccagcctgaccaatatggagaaaccctgtctctactgaaaatacaaaattagccaggtgtggtggtgcatgcctgtaatcccagctactcaggaggctgaggaaagagaattgcttgaacccagggggcagaggttgcagtgagctgagatcgcaccattgcactccagcctgggcaacaagaacaaaactctgtctcaaaataaaaaaaagatttcttaaaatgatattttcagtattttatagatgatgtgTAAGCAGCAATCTTAATAGGATGTTACCCAACACTTTGCGAGACTGGCAGCTGATTTGATCCAGATgtctctaattcttttttctttttctttttctgttctttttttttttttttttttttttttttttgacagccttgctctgttacccatgccggagttcagtggcacgatcttggctcactgcaacctccacctcccgggttcaagagattctcctgcctcaggctcccgagtagctgggattacaggcgtctgccaccatgcccagctaattttttgtatttttggtagagacagcgtttcaccatgttggccaggctggtctcgaactcctgaccttaggtgatctgcctgcctcggcttcccaaagtgttaggattacaggcgtcagccactgtgcctggcccagatgtcTCTAATTCTAACATGAGATGTATTGCAGGATCATAGCAGAGTGAGTTGCTGATGTATCCAGAAGGAAACAAGCATGGAACTCTCACGACAGCTGTcctgagaagtgtgtgtgtgctgtgcttGAATATCTCACTGCTCATTTATACACAGGCTTTCTGGTGACTGAGTTAACAGTATCTGTTTCATAAATAATGtagccctctttctttctttctttctttctctctctctcttttttttttttttttttttttttttgagacagggtcttgctctgttacccaggctggagtgcaatggtgcagtcttggctcactgcaacttcagcctcctgggttcaagcgattctcctgcctcagcctcccaagtagctgggattacaggcatgcgccaccacgcctggctaattttttctttttttttttttttgagatggagtttcgctgttgttgcccaggctggagtgcaatggcacaatctcggctcaccacaatctttgcctttcgggttcaagggattctcctgcctcagcctcccgagtagctgggattacaggcatgtgccaccacacccggctaatgttgtctttttagtagagacggggtttctctatgttggttaggctggtctcaaactcctgacctcaggtgatctacacgcctcagcctctcaaagtgctgggatcacaggcatgagccatcgctcctggcctaatttttgtatttttagtagagagggggtttcactatgttggccaggctggtctcgaattcctgacctcaagttatctgcctgcctcggcctcccaaagtgttggaattacaggcgtgaaccaccgtgcctggccagctctaTTTCTTTAAGCCTACATGTTTTGCACTTGTTAAAAGTATTTGAACATACAATTACTCAGCTTCCCTTGTTTAGCTTGAATTTTgtataatcttaaatattttttccaatctaAGCTTTATTTTATCCTGTTTCTTCTATATTTGTATAACTTCAGGTGGCTATCTTCATTGAAAGTTTTTTCTCAAAAGCCTTAAAATAGAACATAGTTCTTGGCAGCAATTTGAAAGTTATTTGAGGAGAAGGGGAGACTTACAGTGATGATTCAAATGAAGCAAACTAAAAAGTAAtgaagcaagagagaggaaaaagcagTATTCACTTGAGCACATCCCAAAAGAATAACATTTCAAATGTAACTAGAAAAAAGTATGCTGAAGTTCGcaatacagaaataattattaataagataGCTTTAAAGCCCTGCTCAGCTTTTGAATGTTGGGAATTGACCCAGAGGTGGCTGTAACCAAAGATGATTCCTTCAGTAatgaccattttttctttttcaagatgatGATTATTCCCCACCTTCTAAGAGACAGAGATCAACGAGCCACCACAGCTACCAGTCCCAGAACCTGCCAATGCTGGGGAACGGAAAATGAGGGAGTTCAACTCTGGTAAGTTCTCAGCAAAATCCACGaccttttcctttatcttctgGACTCTCAATGTGACTGATGAAAGTTACCACATGCTCTGCAGGGGGAAATGGTTTAGCATGTATTACTACATTTTAATCACATCTTTGTAAAGCCAGGAGCATTTTGAAAGTCACGTTACAGACATTGTTTAAACATAGTCCGTACTTACCAAAGTATAGGACATTGTATCATCTCATATTAATTAGTTAGTTGGCTCAAAATTAGTGCTAATGAGTTAGTAATTCAGTGATTTCTGTTAGCGTTAAGACCTTTATTTCAGAACTATTTCAcctcttggttttcatttttgctgtGTGTCACTGCCTGCCGGCTGCTAATTTATTGACTCCCAGTGAATCATGTGTCCCGTGAAGGCACTCAGTATTAGTGGCAAATTATGTTGatgatttgtattttgaataaatagtTTGAATACACAGAACATTAAGCttgtatacattttgaaaatagtattttaatattctacTGTGTCATAGTCACAATGATTGGATAGATATTGAATTTATATGTACTTTAAGTTGTTATATGTTTATGGTCTTTAGCATTCTAATGTGCAATTGtatatctgttaagtcttttttttttttttttcaagattagaCTCTGATTTATTGAGGCATTTGTTTGATGCCACATTGAGTGGCCCAGGCTTTGTGTAGGGGTTGAggttaaagcaggaagaagggtgGTGAGAGGCAGGGGTACCAGGATTAGGTTGGAATACCTGGGGGTGCTCTGAGGCTCCCCAAGTTTCCCTGGTCTTGGCCGGCTG belongs to Pongo pygmaeus isolate AG05252 chromosome 2, NHGRI_mPonPyg2-v2.0_pri, whole genome shotgun sequence and includes:
- the LOC129032992 gene encoding uncharacterized protein LOC129032992, which codes for MPVIPTTLTAKLPFFSPQHTDLAGRSLLPAPTLTRRLPSPKRCSAPGTATHAEPIGTRGGAAGSSRSAHERTLATGGRSGCNRLLSWQFCVPRLPPGRSRTYAARRSFTTSRSSGPGAARARLCPSRRCAPTGWHLSQKVQPIALSRGSSSMASSSCSPSRPLASPEPGSTEKVFDDNLQHRDREDTRAYALDCKIPKVSFQMLTGDSIKEATMLII